The Amyelois transitella isolate CPQ chromosome 7, ilAmyTran1.1, whole genome shotgun sequence genomic sequence TCTAAGGATAACTAAAGCTCAGCAGTGTTCCATCGTCACAGAACCTACTACACACACAAGAGAAAGCCCACTTTTTTCTACTCACCAAACATCCATCCAATTCAGAGATTTAAATACAGCGCTAgttagaatattttattgcattttcaTTCATTGTGACGGTCTACTATGGAGAAGGGTAAACCATCAACTTACACCTATCTTTCCATTGTCAATTGATCATCCTTAGCAACTGCTCCAACGCGCTCCTCTCGTAGGATTCGAGATCAGTGTTTAACACGTATGAAAAGCGGCTGCTGTCTGACTCCTTGATAACAGGAATACCAGCTTGGATCTTTGATTTATTGGACTCAACGGCATAGTTGACAGGTTTCTTTACGAAGTTGTTTActaggtataaatattaattaataatgacttaaatcattattttagcATTGCATTTAActactcaaaatattttaagccCATCTAGAAGTAACGTGGTAGTAACCACGATTTTTCATATCTTCATCATACTTAAGTCAAATAAGAAAGCAGTATAAAAGTATTTCCCGATTCTATACATTTAAGttgaaaattttttgtaatcgACTTAGAtgaaaatgaattatctatttatataaattaaacacaaTCCATATAGGTGTACTAGGCCTGAATTACTTTATGTGGCGATCCAAGCGTGGAGGTAACACTTAGGTGGTAGGTATAGAATAAAGGGTGTTTTTAgatatttgaacatttttttgattatatgcagtaaaagttattttctgtTCACACAACACGAAATAATCTTTAAAGGTTTTAACTATAGGTACTAGCAAACATTGGTGAAAATCGATTGCAAATTGATTGGAATGTatcatatatttgtatttccaaatgaatattgtatttatcgttcatattatcacgtctttatcccttgcgggacagagccagcagtcttgaaaaactggcaggccacgtttagcttttaggcttaatgatagaattgagattcaaatagtgacaggttgcaagcccatcgcctataagaataatcccaagtttatgcgCCTATtaattagtcgcctttaacgacacccatgggaaagagatggagtggtccttttttatattggtgccgggaaccacacggtacatattgcgttaaataatataggtacaatgtggtgtttgataaataattatgaaattgaaaagaatTATTGTTCATACAAGAAGTACTGAATAAGAATTTCCGAAGATTTAgcttaacaaacaaactatcaAAGTTACATACTTTCCCTTTTATAATGAAGACTTTGATGATAAACATGAAGTATTCTCTTCTACCATCCACTCAGTAATTGCAGTTACTGAAAAACTAAGTTACCTACaacatacaataattttaatggattaataggcattatttctattagtgccgtgtggttcccggcactaatagaaaaaagaataggaccactctatctctttcccgtggatgtcgtaaaaggcgactaaagggtaggcttataaacttgggattcttcccttaggcgatggactagcaacctgtcactatttgaatctcaattctatcttaaagccaaatagctgaacgtggcctatcagtctttttaagactgttggctctgtctaccccgcaagggatatagacgtgactatatgtatgtatgtataataggcATAAGACTCGAAAACCGCTATTTAGCTGGATggtggttgctagcccaccacctaaatgaaaaataccccttttaataattatttccctTGTTTGTCTTTTATAACTTCACTGCCAGACCAGTATATTATTCAAGCATGAAGTCAGTTCTCgtcatcattataaatttaacaagtTTGTTCTTTTTCTGTGTATCAGTAGGCATCAGTGACTGTCTTGGCAATCAAAACGaaattttccctttttttaGTTCTTGcttgttttttctatttttgtttatagatttttatgagTACATTgatggtaaaaataaattgaaacatGATGGTATTagttataagtttatttttttaggcagCTGCAATCACGCAATCACGGGTTCTGGTAAAACGACAGGCTCAGGAGCTACTGGTAAATGCGCACCTTCTGCCTTGTAACCGTCCAAACCTGCAGAATACTTAGTTACATAGGTTTTTTCGTCGTCACCAATATATGTGACACTTCCATCTGTAACTAATACACGGCCTTTGCCATCAGCAGTAGGAATAAAGCGCCCAGTCTCAGTCACAATGGTTCCCTCAGCTGTGATGTAGCGGAGAGAATATTGTCCCAAATCATCATGGACCTCTTGGTGTTCTAAAGCTGGGAGTGCCCTTAGAGCCAGCCTCTCAGGAGAGCTTGGTGCACTCATAACTGCTGCCACCATGACGGCGAAAAACACGACCAACTGAAATATATGTTAACGCATTATAAACATGATGCATTTTATCTCTCGcagtaattgttttatttatatgcttagatctttaaaccTACGCAACGGATTCTGATGCAGTTTTCCTTGATAGATAGAGTAATTCAAGAGGAAGATTTATTGATAAATGCCATCGGTGCCAAGCCGGGCTACGAGTatttaggaataaataaagaattctgaaaattattaaacactagatttatctacaaaataatatatgtacctatgcttaatttataagtatctTACCTTATTCATTTTCTTATGATGTGTTTGACGTATAAGTTATATCAGAAAATTGCTCCAAgtcaataatgaaataatattgatgaacaatcgtttaaatatatgcaGTTTCGTAACAATTCAAAGAAAAACTTGTTGAACATAAGTTTAAGTACTCatttatacctaattaaagaacaaatactaaataattacaaaaataattagttgACAAGTTATTTCCAAAATTAGACCGATTTGTCACAAACAGGGCCagtttgtttaataatataataatagtgaTTGTTTTTAAGGAAAGTAACTTGTTTATTCTCACACATTCATGCAttagatataaattaaagaattaacatccaataattatcaattacaaaaaattgtcCACCTGATAAGCATCATGGTAAGTATTATTAcatcttttaatatttgcaatttttttatattattttaaattctttatcatttttttaattgattgacgttttatttgtaggtggcgttaggAGCTTTTATATTACTCTTTGGGACCTTCTATGTCTTTGCAACTGCAAACCCTTTAGATCccatagaaataataattgagaAGCACATCAAACCTGAACTCACACATTATGGACTGCAACGAGGTTACCCGCCATTCATATCAAACTTTATGCAACACGGAACAAACGTTTTCTTTAAACCACAAATAATGTTATCTCCTAACTACGCACCAGGACATGGAATGATTATTGAAAACAAAGAAGACTGCAAGAAATTACCACTACTGTCTGCTGTACCATTTGCAATGGCTTCGGAAATGACAATAGATGAGCCTATCAAAATTGTGGAAACTATTGCTTCTGAAATTCAACCACCAACAGTTGATAAAGTGATCGTTATAAATACATCAAAGCCTATAATGCCAGAACTTTCCATTCCTCCAATGGCTATATCTCCATTGCCGGCTATTACCGAAGAATTAGCAGTTGAATTGCCCGTGAGTAGTTCATTTCTATCTGCTGTTAAACCTGACTTACTACCTCTCATTCCTTTGCCTATTAATGATATTCCAAATGATCATGAAGTTGTGTCAATTCCCATGGCTCCAGAACTTCCCCCTGTTGAACTAGCACAAGGCCCATTAGCAAGTGAAAATTATCGACCAGAAGTGACTGAAGAAATCAAACCTGCTTTTATTCCGGAAGCACCTGAACTACCACCTGTTCCTGAACCTGAAGTGTTACTACCTCCATTACCTCCAGTTGGCCTACTACCATCGGTTCCAGAAGTGGAATCTGCTGCATTTGTAGAATCATATGATAATGAGATGGTATTACATATTCCAGAAGCACCTCAACTACCTTCCTTTTCACTGCCAAAACTTCCAGTTCCTGTCATAATGCCAGAAGTTTTCAAAGCATGTGATGAACAAAATAAGACTCAAATGTTAGTGGAGACGGAAATCCTGTCAGCCCCGATCTTACCCGAATTTCatgaacaaatatttatgGATTTAAACCCAGAAACAATTTCGGCCGAACCAATACTTCCTTTATTAGTTGAGTCTAAGCCTGTGCTTATAGAAGataaacatgaaaatattgaaatccCTACTCCACCGGTTCTTTCCCCAATGACACCAATCTCATTGCCTGTGAGTGTAGTAGTGCCGGACCCTATTTCAGAAGATCTTCAACTCCCTCTTTTAGAAGAAATTAAACCCGTTAGGATAGAAGAGCCTAAATTCGAACCAATGGAAATCCCTAATCCACCGGTTCTTTCTCCAATGATACCAATTTCATTACCTGTTAATGTAGTGGTACCGGAACCAATTTCAGAAGAACTTCAACTTCCTCTTTTAGAAGTACCTAAGCCCGTAACAATGGAAGAACTTAAGTTTGAACCTAAAGATATCCCTGCCCCACCAGTTCTTCCACCAATAGCACCTATTCCATTGCCCATAAGTGTGGTAGCACATGAACCAGTTCCTGTAGCTCAACAAGTGCCACTAATAGAAGAACCCATACCAATAATAGAGGAAGCTAAAATCGATTCTGTTGAAATTCCTGCCTTACCGATTCTTTCTCCAATGgaacatttttcatttcctGGGGCGCCAATTCTTGTCCCATTTGTACATAATATGAATCCGGTAACTATTGCTGATGAGTCACCATTACATTTTGCAATTGAACATGAAGCcatatcaaatgaaatatcTAATGCTGAAGTTCATCCTGTACCTATTCCAGAAGCTCTTCCATTACCAACTTTATCTATGCCTGAAATTAATCCACAGAATATTCCTGTACCGCCGGAGTTACCGCCCTTTTCTTTCCCATCAATGCCTGTTATGTTGAATGAGCCTTTATATCGGCCCGCAGAATTAACACCTATGGTCATAGACGAACCAACACTTCCTCAATTCGAGGTACCTAATAGACCATTCTTTATGTCATTTGCCAAACCCCCTAAACTATCAACATCTGAAATGgaatccattatttcttttcccACATCTTGTGTTCAAAATATTGTGGTAGAGCGTGTTCTGCCACATATAGTTCACGAAGGAAAAGTAAATGTAGTGCCTCCGTCCAGCTACCCAGTCTATTCACCGTATTCACCGACTTTAGCCATTCGATTATATTAGGAAAAACTGAATTTATtaggcaataaataaatatttgaattgaaaattttgttttattttttcgcttttcaattttctttacACATTTCTAAGTTTAAACTTTAGAAGTATTGGCTGATTcggtttatttattagtaatgTCCGTATTCCTAACTGTTTTCCTTCCCACTGTAATTTAAACTCGCGTAGCATCTGAAAGTTAAAACCCATCggataaaaaaacttatagaCACAAATCTGATTTCTTTTAAACAACTAACTCGGCATGTATAGAAGAAATTACCCGAATCAGAGTAATAGCCATATTTTGTTCCGCCAGCCTCCGTGCAATGCATGATCTTGGCCCAAAACCAAAAGGCAAACTTAGGAAGGGATGTAAATTCTCATAAAATTGTGAACCACGCATCCAACGCTCGGGCTTAAAAGATGTAGGGTTTTTAACAAACTGTGGTAGTCTAGAAGCCAGCATATTTTGCATCACTATGACagtctgaaataaaattaagcttctatgtaataaaatctcgtgggaatcgcattatgaaccttaaaaagcatataaatggcggcgatggtgtccgcaccccatcacgtctcgttcccggcgggagcggtatgcggtctgctgaaagccgctttgcgacgatgaatgtaagaggaggaatgaaggataagattgaggaagtatgccagatgatggatgaaagacgtttggatgtgttgtgcgtgaatgaaacgaagcggaaaggatgcgacgcgacgcagcacggcccttacacggcgtattggtctggaatttccagtaccagccgaggctgtcaaggggtcggtctaattctttctgcacgaatggctgagtgcgtgaatgagtatgagtgtgtcagccctcgtcttctatggattaggctgaaagttggaatcactcggatcttcgttctaggtgtttatgcaccttgggatgtgggttcgaggggtgcaacatcagcaaaaagcgaaaacgaggagttctggaatagtgtaagagaagtattgaaagttaccaagccaaatgagaagattattatgttaggtgattttaatggatgggtgggtgtaaagcgtgatggatatgaaaaggtgcttggtgcgtttggtgacgaaaaggtgaatgataatggaagaagtgtattagaaatttgtctagagtgggatctttttgtgtcgaactcaatgtttcaacataaagagatccacacctacacaagagtggaaggtattttaaaaagtatgatagactttgtgattgtagatgaaagattgaagaacaaagtgctggatacccgtgcatatcgcggtgctggcattgactcggaccatttactggtgatatcccggataaggggtatcttcaatcgctggcggcacagggtaagggagcaaaccagcgctttggaaagagtaaaagtagaaaatttgcaagatatggatgtaggtaagaagtatattaatagactgaaggatgaatttgaagatttagatgaaatgagcgatattgaagatggatggaaggaatttaaagaaagaattgtgaaagtagctgttgaagtgtgtggtgtaagtagaagaaggaaaggaaaaaatcacaaaaatgcgtggatgagtaaagatgtgcaagaacttgtgcgattaaagaagaaagcatggctggatttgttagcagcaaaagctaacttaagaatgcaagaggttatagatgaagatgtgaatgaagcacgtaaggaatataagaaaatgaaagatttggttaagaaagctgtgattagaaagaaagaagagtataaagaggattttgataaaaggctatcagaagactttcagtcaaatctgaaagtattctggaaatccgtaaggtcagcccgaggaaatactataaccagagagctgactaggatcagatgccaggatggtagcgttgtgaaaggagaagaatgtgtactaaagatatggaaggactattttgaaagtttatttgaaaaaaggaaggaaataagaaagatttctgctatagcgaagaaaaagagaatgagatggaaggcgaaattgaaatgtccgaaattgtggaagcacttaagagtatgaaagcgggaaaggctgctgggtgtgatagagtgtcggtcgagatgcttaaagcaggaaaaggcgtagtagctagtcagttgtactgccttttcaatttgtgttggagaagcggccgagtaccaaaagattggtgtaaggctgttatcgtgccactttacaaaggaaaagggtcacagctggactgcaaaaattatcgtggtataagcctgcttagcgtcgtcggcaaattgtatgctaaggtattgattaatagagtcaggaatgaaactgatgacaaaatatgggatgctcaagcgggatttcgaaagggaatgggatgtactgatcaggtcttttccttgcggtgcatagccgaaaagtttttggccaagagtcaaaaagtctattgcacattcgtagatctggaaaaggcctatgacagagttgagaggaatgaattgtggtcagcactttctatgcatggggtgagcagtctcttaatacgagcactgaaatccttatgtgaggattcgagtgcttgtgtcaggataaacggagcgcacactgagtggtttaagattgagaaaggcgttaggcaaggatgtgttgcgtcaccgtggctgttcaacctatttatggatagctgtttgacagatttgaaagagtctaaaagtggattaaggatgaatgagttactcgtcaaatgtctgctctatgccgacgatcaggttatactggcgtcatcagcggaggagttacaggagatggtaaactgtatgcatgaagctttaaaagagaaaggaatgaaggtgaacgtaagtaaaactaaaacactggtttttgaaacggagaaagaaatgacagcatgtaatattttgattggaggagaaaaagtggagcaagtgaaagagtttgtatatctaggatcaaagtttacatcagatggcaagtatgatagtgatattgaaaggagagtgaacgcggggaacatggtgaatggagctttgcatgcctttatgagcagtcagaaactatccaaaaaggctcgactggctgtgcacaggggcgtgttggtcccgacattaatgtatgggagtgaaagttgggtatggcaaaagaagcatgaaagcagaataaatgcagtggaaatgagagcgttaaggagtatgatgggtgtgaaattgagtgacaggataaggaacagcgtgataagggaatgttgtgatgtgaaagaagatgtagttacaggaatagaaaagggtatgttaagatggttcggtcatgtggagaggatgaatgaaagcaggttgactaagcagatatacaaggagagtgtggagggaaaggtcggagtgggaagacctagacgaacgtatcttgatcaaattaaggacgtcctggtaaagggtcaggtcaaaagtacccgaaaccgccgagcttgtatgaagagagttatgaatgtggacgaagcgaaagaagtatgcagagatcgtggcaagtggaaagaggtagtctctgcctacccctccgggaaagaggcgtgattttatgtatgtatgtatgtatgtaataaaatgtgGAACAGCCGAATCAAATAGGAAGTTAACATGTTCAAGTAATTAAGGCTTCATGCCTTGCAGAGTTTTAAGTTGTAAACTAATAATACTAGTCGTCGTCTTCGTCGGTTCCACTTTGGTTTTTGAAGTTACAAAAACAAGATGATTGTAGTAAAAACATTATTCATCTTATTACATCCGGGTTATtctccaaagaggtgaggaAGCACCCGAGATTACCGCCAGGACGAAGaagtaacacaagtcttacCCCTTTTGGTATCAGGTATCCTCTAAGTACAATATCTTTCTGCAACCAACGCCCTACGCCTATAGAAACAGGGTTTAACCTCAGACTCTCCTTTATGACACTTCTCACATAAGTAGCCTTTGTCAATGTTTCTGCTGATATCTCTGAATTTTTTGTAGGAAGCAAAGCCATGATTTCTTGAAACATTTTTTCCTGAACGTCCACATTTGTAGCTAAATGATACAATGCGAAACTCGTGGCGTATGATgtctaaaaagaaaagatatagctaaatttattaaaactcgTTGTGCAATTTTAGATCTTGATTCATTCACTATGTAAATTATGCTAGtacctttatttaataattctgaAATTTGTAGGAGTTAGACAGTCAAAGTTTTATCGTTGGATACTTTTTAACTCTATAGAATCACATTATTGATAACGAGAGAATTGAGAACGCTATTCaagctattattattttatataatgtagAAGAATGGTGCACACCCAGGCTATGCTAAAATACTTTGAAATAAAGACTCACAGTATCAATAGCGGCCATCAGCATATCGACCATCATTCCCACTATGTCCTTTAGATCTAAATTCGGTTGAATAAGAAAGGACTGCAGAAGTGAGATATCGCGAGCATCACTATCttcatcaaaaaaatttacacgACGTAGAAATATCTCTGTAGCTATtctgtaaaataatacatttcttttttatattgtggTTTTCAAAGCTGTTAAAAATGATTCATCTATGTATCTTGTAATGATAAACTATAAAATctttagtacctacataatatataaataactataattttatatggaattttatttaaataaccaaCAATTCACAGAAGAAGTTCGTTCTTTATCAATTCAAAGAACTTTCATATAAAACTATAAAGTATTCGGAATAATTTGtgataagtacatatattattccgattctATGGCTCAAACTTACTTCTCTAAATAATCCTGTGATTTCACGAGCTTTCTATATAATGGCGTTTTGATAATTTTCCAAAGGATACCTTTATCTAACTTCATTATACCACTGTTTGAGTCAAAAGCTGCTGAGATCACTTTGCTGCTGCGCGAATCTCTTTCTTGTTCAAGTTGAGAAAAGCTGTCAAACTTTTCATTGAACCCAACCTTCCCGATAACTAAAAACATGCGAAAAATTAAGAACCATTTAGGTTTGAATGTCCTACAGGGAAACCTGACACTGCTATGGgttttgatttatataaacaagGTCATGTTTATCAGCCGAATatcaacaaattaataaatacttaactatatggtaaaaaatataggtttatttattttacagaataCCGGctgtttttattacatacatacatacatatcatcacgtctatatccctttcagggtagacagggccaacagtcttggatagactgaaaggccacattcagcagtttcgctgtttggctttatgataaaattgagattcaaatagtgacaggttacagCCGTTCAAATTCGATTAAAGGATCAAtcatcatggtcaaaaggcgtACATCGGGCTCATCTCCAGGAGGTGAAATTTTAACTAGGATATACggcaggaggaagaagaaaaaagtacTCCGtggaataattaattaaaattattaacagtACCTTCTAAATTCAACCTATTCAAGTAGTTCAAAAAATCGTCGTTCTCAGTTACTCTATTATCCTTTATCCACTGCAAGAATTCtttaacaatactatcagTATCCTGAATATGTACTTTTACGCTCTGTGGACCTGTGAAATTTTTCTGGAATGTGCTACGGAGCCGCCACCATTCTGGACCATTGCtagaatgtaaataattactttgtaaacaaaattaaaaaggaaacCCCGAATGAAgtaagacaaaataaaaagtataagtaGGTTTTCGATCAAAATATAATGAGTTACGAGAATCTTCagattatgattaaaaaatcgggttattgtattggtgccatgAGATTTCCTTTCGGAGAACATGACCAGACCACTCAAAATCTTTCCATTGATGTTCTAACCTTTATAGAACAACTAACTTTTACACGCAGCTTCGCCACCATGAATTTAGAGCCATTTGCAAAAGAATACATGTTTTTCCAAAATCCCACGGAAACTGGTTTTTTCAGGGATAAAAGGTACCCTATATCCTTCTCCAGTCTCCAGATTTTTTCAGTAGATAACTCaggaagaggtaacaaacaaataaacaaacttaatattcgcgttaataatataagttggtAAAAGTAATCTTATgttgataaaaacaaaagtaaatcCTAACAAACTGATAAACAGAATCCTATGAttctttgtgttttatatttttctttgctcAGTCGTTATCAATTTTTGTTTTcctgttttattacttttattgatacatacatacatacatatggtcacgtctatatcccttgcggggtagacagagccaacagtcttgaatagactgaatggccacgttcagctatttggcttaatgatagaattgagattcaaatagtgacaggttgctagcccatcgcctaaaagaggaatcccaagtttataagcctatcccttagtcgccttttacgacatccatgggaaagagatggagtggtcctattcttttttgtaatggtgccgggaaccacacggcacttgtacTTTACTTAGTAGGTACTAGTATTGATAATGACATGATACTGACTCTGTGCTGATAGGTGCCTTTACGCATAGGCACagctaagaaaataaaaacgaaacaCATAATTACGTTGAGAGTAATCCTCCAGTGTTGTAAGAATCTGGTTTATTTAACCGATAGTGTAACATGGCAACATGGCTTCGCCTGGCGGGATATTGGTCATCCTGGCGGAATATAGCCTCCATATCTTCAGGATCGAAGACATGGAGTAAGTTAACCCCTGGCACCTCCCTGACGAGGCTTCCATAACGCTTCCAGTTCAAAAGAGCATTCTGGTCAAGGGCTTCAGCATTGTAGTCGCCTAAATAATAAGTGATTAGTGACATAACATAGGAAATAATCCTGCAACTTCAGACAACCGAATTTGTAACCCTTTAAGGGTTAAATTCCCCTGCAAAATTTGCaaaggttttacacgaagcgactcgcTTCATAGTAACCAGAATCTTGTTGGATGGTCCTCTCAGTGGGGTGAGAAaggacgca encodes the following:
- the LOC106131560 gene encoding cytochrome P450 302a1, mitochondrial, giving the protein MLKSVKINQLFLRKHVKQMRFIRKSSVVKDNTCLNFDNIPGPKSYPLIGTLYKYIPLIGDYNAEALDQNALLNWKRYGSLVREVPGVNLLHVFDPEDMEAIFRQDDQYPARRSHVAMLHYRLNKPDSYNTGGLLSTNGPEWWRLRSTFQKNFTGPQSVKVHIQDTDSIVKEFLQWIKDNRVTENDDFLNYLNRLNLEVIGKVGFNEKFDSFSQLEQERDSRSSKVISAAFDSNSGIMKLDKGILWKIIKTPLYRKLVKSQDYLEKIATEIFLRRVNFFDEDSDARDISLLQSFLIQPNLDLKDIVGMMVDMLMAAIDTTSYATSFALYHLATNVDVQEKMFQEIMALLPTKNSEISAETLTKATYVRSVIKESLRLNPVSIGVGRWLQKDIVLRGYLIPKGTVIVMQNMLASRLPQFVKNPTSFKPERWMRGSQFYENLHPFLSLPFGFGPRSCIARRLAEQNMAITLIRMLREFKLQWEGKQLGIRTLLINKPNQPILLKFKLRNV